In a single window of the Halobacteriovorax sp. DA5 genome:
- the era gene encoding GTPase Era, whose amino-acid sequence MLLENQHPDNKSLMAAIVGAPNVGKSSLVNYLLGMDLSIVTSKPQTTRNKFHAVFTVDHTEVVLVDTPGLHKASQELNKRINQQAVEGVDGVDVNLLLIDLTKDILGQIKDFKEYIGGKELSKTWLVFTKSDRVENAEALPLDKVFEQAKEVIPALEKFFCISTKSGDNVHLLTAALCDNAQPGSHLYLDGAISNKSQRFFATEYIREQAFELLKDELPYEMAVVIDEYKDFKDKTGEFAAHISASILVNRPSQRAIVVGSKGTMIKEIGMRARKKIAAMTDGTVHLNLHVKVSPKWFKNNFVLEELGLPRATNSARVWKKK is encoded by the coding sequence ATGTTATTAGAAAATCAACACCCAGACAACAAATCACTTATGGCAGCAATCGTTGGAGCTCCAAACGTAGGAAAAAGTTCACTTGTAAACTACTTACTAGGAATGGATTTATCAATTGTAACAAGCAAGCCTCAAACAACTCGTAATAAATTTCACGCAGTATTTACAGTTGATCATACTGAAGTTGTTTTAGTAGACACTCCAGGTCTACATAAAGCAAGTCAAGAACTTAACAAAAGAATTAATCAACAAGCAGTAGAAGGTGTTGATGGTGTTGATGTAAACCTTCTTCTAATTGATTTAACAAAGGATATCCTTGGCCAAATTAAAGACTTTAAAGAATATATTGGTGGTAAAGAGTTATCAAAAACTTGGTTAGTATTCACGAAATCTGATCGTGTTGAAAATGCTGAAGCTCTTCCTCTTGATAAAGTTTTTGAACAAGCAAAAGAAGTTATTCCAGCACTTGAGAAGTTTTTCTGCATTTCAACTAAGTCAGGGGATAATGTTCACTTACTAACAGCTGCTCTTTGTGATAACGCACAACCAGGGTCACACCTTTACTTAGATGGTGCAATTTCAAATAAGTCACAAAGATTCTTCGCAACAGAATATATCCGTGAGCAAGCTTTTGAATTATTAAAAGATGAGCTTCCATATGAGATGGCCGTAGTAATTGATGAGTACAAAGACTTTAAAGATAAGACAGGGGAATTTGCTGCTCACATTTCGGCTTCAATTCTAGTTAACCGTCCTTCTCAACGTGCAATCGTTGTTGGATCTAAAGGTACAATGATTAAAGAGATCGGTATGCGTGCTCGTAAGAAAATTGCTGCAATGACTGACGGGACAGTTCACTTAAACCTACACGTTAAAGTTTCTCCAAAATGGTTTAAGAATAACTTCGTACTTGAAGAGCTTGGTCTTCCAAGAGCAACAAACTCTGCACGTGTTTGGAAGAAAAAATAA
- a CDS encoding GTPase — MQKRSMIISLIGRPNVGKSSVFNRLMKKQFKAITHDMPGVTRDRHYGITTFSDADEDRPLDAILVDTGGFYPTQVDEQGKNEQEINANKFFNIMTDHAHQAIEESDLVLFVVDVREGVLPFDKTIANFIRKQKKKMWLIVNKFDSSAQDGDEYAFYELGVNNDEMFVTSAAHGLGMENLRENIHREMMAFSESNNVMNVSALQRGVTPRENVVAKLALIGAPNAGKSTLLNQLLGSERALVSDIAGTTVDPIDGYFDLFLGEDARKLDEAKAFFKNDNLLRSQYEDFKKNNPDLYNELISSYDLEEEIETELDEFELEGLEDVMLEQDEELDETSATRMEAQVFGDDVEAESSEEASEDVVEALSEAEDEGSHWRSIHIVDTAGIRKQKKIDDFVESQSVYRSLRSIADSDVCIYMIDAVKGVSHQDKRLLDIAIEKGASVIVCLNKVDLMGDTFKDQEARKEWLLNIRDKMPWLNYCDIIPISAKHKRGLKRLKKILAKTIFIRRQSIATGALNRFVFELIERHPIILKGSRGKRFRVKYASQIKADPPTFLFYTNKSKGIPENYRRYLKNGLRGAFPLDNTPIHLIFRTGTDLQNRMKKVSK; from the coding sequence ATGCAAAAACGATCAATGATCATTTCATTAATTGGGCGACCGAATGTTGGAAAGAGTTCCGTATTCAACCGATTAATGAAGAAACAATTTAAGGCCATTACGCATGATATGCCAGGTGTTACTCGTGATCGTCACTATGGAATTACAACTTTTAGTGATGCCGATGAGGATCGCCCATTAGATGCTATTCTTGTTGATACTGGAGGGTTTTACCCAACACAAGTTGATGAACAAGGTAAGAATGAGCAAGAGATTAATGCTAATAAATTCTTTAATATCATGACGGATCACGCACATCAGGCAATCGAGGAATCAGATCTAGTTCTTTTTGTTGTTGATGTTAGAGAAGGCGTACTTCCATTTGATAAAACGATTGCTAATTTCATTAGAAAACAAAAAAAGAAAATGTGGCTTATCGTTAATAAGTTTGATTCAAGCGCTCAAGATGGTGATGAGTATGCTTTCTATGAGCTTGGTGTAAATAATGACGAAATGTTTGTCACTTCTGCGGCCCATGGCCTTGGAATGGAGAACCTTCGTGAGAATATTCACCGTGAAATGATGGCATTTTCTGAATCTAATAATGTAATGAATGTTTCAGCACTTCAACGTGGTGTTACTCCACGTGAAAACGTTGTTGCCAAACTTGCTCTTATTGGTGCTCCTAATGCTGGTAAATCAACTCTTTTAAATCAGCTTCTTGGAAGTGAGCGTGCGCTTGTTTCTGATATTGCTGGAACAACAGTTGATCCAATTGATGGCTACTTTGATCTTTTCCTTGGGGAAGATGCAAGGAAGCTTGATGAAGCAAAGGCATTCTTTAAAAACGATAACCTTCTACGTTCTCAGTATGAAGATTTTAAAAAGAACAATCCTGATCTTTATAATGAGCTGATTTCATCATATGACCTTGAAGAAGAGATTGAGACTGAGCTTGACGAGTTCGAACTTGAAGGGCTTGAAGATGTTATGCTTGAGCAAGACGAAGAACTTGATGAAACTTCTGCGACTCGTATGGAAGCACAAGTTTTCGGTGATGATGTTGAAGCTGAATCTTCTGAAGAGGCAAGTGAAGACGTAGTCGAAGCGTTATCTGAAGCAGAGGATGAAGGTAGCCACTGGCGATCAATCCACATCGTGGATACTGCGGGAATTAGAAAGCAAAAGAAGATTGATGACTTTGTTGAGTCTCAGTCTGTATATCGCTCCCTAAGAAGTATTGCAGATAGTGATGTGTGTATCTATATGATTGATGCTGTAAAAGGTGTTTCACACCAAGACAAGCGTCTTCTAGATATCGCAATCGAAAAAGGTGCTTCTGTAATTGTATGTCTTAATAAAGTTGACCTTATGGGAGATACTTTCAAGGATCAAGAAGCACGTAAAGAGTGGCTTTTAAATATTCGCGATAAAATGCCTTGGCTTAATTACTGCGATATTATTCCTATATCGGCTAAACACAAAAGAGGACTTAAGCGTCTTAAAAAGATTCTTGCAAAGACAATCTTCATTAGAAGACAGTCAATTGCAACTGGTGCTCTAAACCGTTTTGTTTTTGAGTTAATTGAAAGACACCCAATTATTCTTAAAGGTTCACGTGGTAAGAGATTCCGTGTTAAGTACGCATCTCAAATTAAGGCAGATCCACCAACTTTCTTATTCTACACGAATAAGTCTAAGGGGATTCCTGAGAACTATCGTCGTTATCTTAAGAATGGTCTACGTGGAGCTTTCCCACTTGATAACACACCAATTCACCTGATCTTTAGAACAGGGACGGATTTACAAAACCGCATGAAAAAAGTTTCAAAATAA
- a CDS encoding NAD(P)H-hydrate dehydratase, translated as MSSDFPFSLFRKLPVMNSSANKYSFGHVVIIGGNLGYAGAARLAAEGALRSGAGMVSVLTRKASVSGIISARPEIMVRGIDANDRGLAHASAILEKASSVVLGPGLGRDEWGKFMWDHFCHLNLKKVVDADALWFLSQAQSTMKLVNSIITPHEGEAARLLNVPREEISKHRLSSVKKIMKFSNVCVLKGHDSLVSSQNEVYVNKTGNPVLAMAGTGDILAGIIGSFIAQGLSLEEAACLGVWVHGRAADILYESEEGIRGSVASDLFPYIRKVML; from the coding sequence ATGAGTAGTGATTTTCCTTTTTCCCTATTTAGAAAACTTCCTGTAATGAATTCTAGCGCTAATAAGTATAGCTTTGGCCATGTTGTCATTATTGGTGGAAATCTAGGCTATGCTGGTGCTGCCAGGCTTGCTGCTGAAGGGGCGCTTCGTTCAGGTGCCGGGATGGTCAGTGTTTTAACACGAAAAGCAAGTGTATCAGGTATCATTTCAGCTCGACCAGAAATCATGGTACGTGGAATTGATGCTAATGATAGAGGACTAGCTCATGCTAGCGCAATTTTGGAAAAGGCATCGTCTGTTGTTCTTGGCCCTGGTCTTGGGCGAGATGAATGGGGCAAATTTATGTGGGATCATTTTTGTCATCTTAATCTAAAAAAAGTTGTTGATGCGGATGCTCTTTGGTTCTTATCTCAGGCACAAAGTACTATGAAGCTTGTTAATTCTATTATTACTCCTCATGAAGGAGAGGCAGCAAGACTACTTAATGTACCGAGAGAAGAAATTTCAAAGCATAGACTTTCAAGTGTAAAAAAAATAATGAAGTTTTCAAATGTATGTGTACTAAAAGGTCATGATTCCTTAGTCTCCTCACAAAATGAAGTATATGTTAATAAAACAGGAAATCCCGTTTTAGCAATGGCCGGAACAGGGGATATCTTGGCCGGCATAATAGGCAGCTTTATAGCGCAGGGACTTAGTCTTGAAGAAGCAGCTTGTCTTGGTGTCTGGGTACATGGCCGTGCTGCCGATATATTATATGAAAGTGAAGAAGGAATAAGGGGAAGTGTGGCCAGTGACCTCTTCCCCTATATTAGAAAAGTTATGCTTTAA
- a CDS encoding DoxX family protein, whose amino-acid sequence MNRLNSDLGWLVLRVSTALMMLLAHGWGKLANFTTLLTKFPDPIGLGIPFSLTATVFAEVFCQAFIIVGIKTRWFAAISAVTMLVAAFVIHGNDPFASKEKALLYAVAYIAIFFSNGGKYSVKA is encoded by the coding sequence ATGAACAGATTGAACTCAGACTTAGGTTGGCTTGTACTTAGAGTTTCAACAGCACTAATGATGCTTTTAGCACATGGCTGGGGCAAGCTTGCTAACTTCACAACACTACTAACAAAATTCCCTGACCCAATTGGACTGGGGATTCCATTTTCACTTACAGCAACAGTTTTTGCAGAAGTTTTCTGCCAGGCCTTCATTATCGTTGGTATCAAAACTCGTTGGTTTGCAGCTATTTCTGCTGTAACAATGTTAGTTGCTGCTTTTGTAATACATGGAAATGATCCATTTGCTTCAAAAGAAAAAGCACTACTTTATGCAGTAGCGTATATCGCTATTTTCTTTTCAAACGGTGGGAAGTACTCAGTTAAAGCATAA
- a CDS encoding tetratricopeptide repeat protein: MTTQVAPNEGLNSELNSTELGAFIAQNKALFLGLILLVVAAIGGYGIFSYTKAQTNEKAATAFYQFEQGSLKKYQEGGLDASAMSAELGLLLNDFAGTSASFATSLLAVDYLTNKGENKIAFEVLTKMQPVNSLQSYFVNLRKAVVQEDLNDIDGAIASLTELKNNENNLTMGRVELDLGRMYFLKNDMAQAKAHFEKVLTLTTQNVYKSLAKSYLAKIK; this comes from the coding sequence ATGACAACACAGGTAGCGCCAAATGAAGGCCTTAATTCTGAATTAAATTCAACTGAGCTTGGAGCGTTTATCGCTCAAAACAAAGCTTTATTTCTAGGACTGATTCTATTAGTTGTAGCTGCTATTGGTGGATACGGAATCTTTTCTTACACAAAAGCACAAACAAATGAAAAGGCCGCAACTGCTTTTTATCAATTTGAGCAAGGGTCATTAAAAAAATATCAAGAAGGTGGACTTGATGCGAGTGCAATGAGTGCAGAACTTGGGCTGCTTCTAAATGACTTTGCAGGTACTTCGGCTTCTTTCGCAACTAGCTTACTTGCTGTTGATTACCTTACAAATAAAGGTGAAAACAAGATTGCATTTGAAGTTCTTACAAAGATGCAGCCGGTAAACTCTCTTCAGTCTTACTTTGTAAACTTAAGAAAGGCCGTAGTTCAAGAAGACTTAAATGATATTGATGGTGCAATTGCTTCATTAACTGAACTTAAGAATAATGAAAATAACCTAACAATGGGACGTGTAGAGTTAGACTTAGGACGTATGTACTTTCTTAAAAATGATATGGCACAGGCCAAAGCTCATTTTGAAAAAGTTCTTACATTAACTACTCAAAACGTCTACAAATCACTAGCGAAGAGCTATTTAGCAAAAATTAAGTAA
- a CDS encoding PQQ-binding-like beta-propeller repeat protein, which produces MIKILTATAVAILLTSCSTLNGVKTKISADKLEKKPLTLAWAKNLEPRYESGNLPISLASPLIHDGQLFAADGRGHFNAYNVESGRLLWTLNIKGQMTSAPIVYENLLIFGDNTGRVYAYDLNKGELAYEFDLDAGVDSTPIVHNGRLFIHTRNHKLFNIDAYTGRVIWSYKRSVPYYSTVQRTSTALISGNKVYAGFADGYFICFSLEEGQVLWERRMSTGQKFVDVDMRPTIFNSKIIVGSVDDKMEVIDQKSGVLFKKLGFQSNRKGVLIDGGKLAAFGSVNGEVVYIDSTFNEVKRVKVDDVAISSLAAWKDGLVVTTVGKTVYYIDSRGQISQRFDLGSAYSAVFGNMTQDEDFIAFISSRFRLYTFK; this is translated from the coding sequence ATGATAAAAATTCTAACGGCCACAGCAGTGGCCATTCTTCTTACTTCTTGTTCAACACTAAATGGTGTTAAGACTAAAATTTCTGCTGATAAGTTAGAAAAAAAGCCGCTAACACTTGCTTGGGCAAAGAATTTAGAGCCAAGATATGAAAGTGGAAATCTTCCAATTTCATTAGCATCTCCCTTAATCCATGATGGACAGTTATTTGCAGCTGATGGCCGTGGCCACTTTAATGCATATAATGTTGAATCAGGTAGACTCCTTTGGACTTTAAATATTAAAGGACAAATGACAAGTGCACCTATTGTTTACGAGAATCTTTTGATTTTTGGAGACAATACAGGCCGTGTTTATGCTTACGATCTAAACAAAGGTGAGTTGGCATACGAGTTTGACTTAGACGCAGGTGTTGACTCAACTCCAATTGTTCATAACGGAAGACTCTTTATCCATACAAGAAATCATAAGCTATTTAATATTGATGCCTATACTGGGAGAGTCATTTGGTCTTACAAAAGATCAGTTCCTTACTACTCAACAGTACAAAGAACATCGACTGCTTTAATTTCTGGTAACAAGGTTTATGCAGGCTTTGCTGACGGCTACTTCATTTGTTTCTCACTAGAAGAAGGACAAGTTCTTTGGGAAAGACGTATGAGTACTGGACAGAAATTTGTTGATGTCGATATGAGGCCAACAATCTTTAATTCCAAGATTATTGTAGGATCTGTTGACGATAAAATGGAAGTTATTGATCAGAAATCTGGTGTTCTTTTTAAGAAGCTAGGTTTTCAGTCTAATCGTAAAGGCGTTCTAATTGATGGTGGAAAGCTTGCTGCTTTCGGTAGTGTTAATGGTGAAGTCGTTTATATCGATTCAACTTTTAATGAAGTTAAAAGAGTTAAGGTTGATGATGTTGCAATCTCTTCTCTAGCTGCTTGGAAAGATGGACTTGTTGTAACTACAGTTGGAAAAACTGTATACTATATCGATTCTCGTGGGCAAATTTCTCAACGATTTGATCTAGGATCTGCTTATTCAGCAGTATTTGGAAATATGACACAGGACGAAGATTTTATCGCATTTATTTCATCGCGATTTCGTCTGTACACCTTCAAATAA
- a CDS encoding guanosine monophosphate reductase, protein MDLTFKSNGILSRGKGLTFDDVLLVPRYSEISSRRHTDLKTKITKNHTIDIPIIAANMDTITGPEMAMEIGRLGGVGILHRFMSPEQQVEDVKAIQKYFKEHSITLPIAASVGVKEEGMKRADLLAALGVEILTVDIAHGDSIMMMEVLEYIKKNYPQIDVIAGNVATPDGVKRMIDKGADAVKVGIGPGSMCTTRIITGHGVPQLTAVAMCVAEAQKAGIPVIADGGLKNSGDMVKALCAGASSCMAGSLLSGALETPGEVKGGMKEYRGMASKAAQVSWRGELPKGMAAEGVDTMIPCKGPVENIINELTGGIRSGMTYLGVDKLANMSEAALFMEMSSSGMAESKPHGKH, encoded by the coding sequence ATGGATTTAACATTCAAATCAAATGGTATTCTAAGTCGTGGTAAAGGTCTTACTTTTGACGATGTATTATTAGTTCCGAGATATTCTGAAATCTCTTCTCGAAGACATACTGATTTAAAAACAAAAATTACTAAGAATCATACTATTGATATTCCAATTATTGCGGCCAATATGGACACAATTACTGGGCCAGAGATGGCCATGGAAATTGGTCGTCTTGGTGGTGTTGGAATTCTTCATCGCTTCATGTCACCTGAACAACAAGTTGAGGATGTAAAGGCGATCCAAAAATATTTTAAGGAACACTCGATTACTCTACCTATTGCTGCTTCTGTTGGTGTTAAGGAAGAGGGGATGAAAAGAGCAGATCTTTTAGCTGCACTTGGTGTTGAAATTCTTACCGTTGATATCGCTCATGGTGACTCTATTATGATGATGGAGGTTCTTGAGTATATTAAAAAGAACTATCCTCAAATTGACGTTATCGCTGGTAACGTTGCGACTCCAGATGGTGTTAAACGCATGATTGATAAGGGTGCAGATGCTGTAAAGGTTGGTATTGGACCAGGAAGTATGTGTACAACAAGAATCATCACAGGACATGGTGTTCCTCAGTTAACAGCTGTTGCAATGTGTGTTGCTGAAGCCCAAAAAGCGGGAATACCTGTTATTGCCGATGGTGGACTTAAGAACTCAGGTGACATGGTAAAGGCCCTTTGCGCTGGAGCTAGCTCATGTATGGCCGGATCTCTCTTATCTGGTGCACTTGAAACTCCAGGTGAAGTTAAGGGTGGTATGAAAGAATATCGTGGGATGGCGTCTAAGGCCGCTCAAGTTTCATGGCGTGGAGAGCTTCCTAAAGGCATGGCCGCAGAAGGTGTTGATACAATGATTCCTTGTAAGGGACCAGTTGAAAATATTATCAATGAATTAACTGGTGGTATTCGATCTGGAATGACTTATCTAGGTGTTGATAAACTTGCAAACATGAGTGAAGCAGCACTATTTATGGAAATGTCTTCATCTGGTATGGCCGAAAGTAAACCACACGGTAAACACTAA
- a CDS encoding glycerol-3-phosphate acyltransferase gives MENTILDDLLSYPKLIKRIEESDNPEQTKKKVVANFNEMRADYSPSYLKSMAKFFDATLPRLYDGVSFNENGTDLKALLEEASVVLVPNHQSHADYIAINYKFFKEYKRMLYVAGGDNLNIFPIGKIFRKSGCFFIRRSFQNDILYKFTMEAYLFALLKRKEPIEFFFEGGRTRSGKLRPPKYGLYQMLLEAHSHLPDAKEKGLAFVPVSIAHEYVPEQKALAKEMMGGKKVKESTGQLFGLFKLMAYQFGKIHISLGKPQYAHKLDDEHENKVNVRELAFKCFRSVGDQMVITPTNLLVLILLDEPSGALKWNDIILKAQAILEYCKRYDIPFTEGLKANKLEDSIGRAMDILIGNNKVDVIGQSEGTSLFYAIKKNCRGELLFFKNTIVHHFIIPWTISLAWFNVFSGEIDNVDDLKAFFVKQRDMLKMEFYLPTVKEYYAKTLRILSNAVGRDITNLQDAIEFTNKDLYEVASKLSLFARSLTYINEAYFVSALTLESFQKDGVDHFKSADYMKRFVEVFKAEIQSQRIIRFAESQNVELMKTALTYFEQIGVLGYEDNSYVIADRTKLDDFIESTEKTLKDQLKLNFKVV, from the coding sequence ATGGAAAATACTATTCTTGACGATTTATTAAGTTATCCAAAACTTATTAAAAGAATTGAAGAAAGTGATAACCCTGAACAAACTAAGAAGAAGGTTGTTGCTAACTTTAATGAAATGCGAGCAGATTATTCTCCATCTTACCTAAAGTCGATGGCCAAGTTTTTCGATGCAACTCTTCCTCGTTTATACGATGGGGTGAGTTTCAATGAAAATGGAACCGACCTTAAGGCTCTCTTGGAAGAGGCCAGTGTTGTTCTAGTTCCCAATCACCAATCTCACGCTGACTACATTGCTATCAATTATAAATTCTTTAAAGAATATAAACGAATGCTCTATGTTGCTGGTGGTGATAACTTAAATATTTTTCCAATTGGAAAGATTTTTAGAAAGTCAGGTTGTTTCTTCATTAGAAGAAGTTTCCAAAATGATATTCTCTATAAATTTACAATGGAAGCGTATCTCTTTGCGTTGTTAAAGCGTAAGGAGCCCATCGAATTCTTCTTTGAAGGTGGAAGAACAAGATCTGGAAAACTTAGACCTCCAAAGTATGGGCTATATCAAATGCTACTTGAGGCCCACTCGCATCTTCCAGATGCGAAAGAAAAAGGTCTTGCCTTCGTTCCTGTAAGTATCGCACATGAATATGTACCGGAACAAAAAGCATTAGCTAAAGAGATGATGGGTGGCAAGAAGGTTAAGGAATCAACAGGGCAACTTTTTGGTCTTTTTAAACTTATGGCCTATCAGTTTGGAAAAATTCATATCTCTCTTGGAAAACCACAATATGCACATAAACTTGATGATGAGCATGAAAACAAAGTTAACGTGAGAGAGCTTGCTTTCAAGTGTTTCAGAAGTGTTGGTGACCAAATGGTAATCACACCAACGAATCTCTTGGTTTTAATCTTACTTGATGAGCCAAGTGGTGCCTTAAAGTGGAATGATATTATTTTAAAAGCACAAGCTATTTTAGAATATTGTAAGCGTTATGATATTCCTTTTACGGAAGGTCTAAAGGCAAATAAATTAGAAGATTCTATAGGTCGCGCTATGGATATTCTTATTGGTAATAATAAAGTTGATGTTATTGGACAAAGTGAAGGAACATCTCTTTTTTATGCGATTAAAAAGAATTGTCGCGGCGAACTTTTATTCTTTAAAAATACGATTGTTCATCATTTCATCATTCCTTGGACGATTTCACTAGCGTGGTTTAATGTCTTCAGCGGCGAAATTGATAATGTTGATGATCTTAAAGCATTCTTTGTTAAGCAACGAGATATGCTTAAGATGGAATTCTATCTTCCAACTGTCAAAGAATACTATGCAAAGACATTACGCATTTTAAGTAACGCCGTTGGCAGAGATATTACAAATCTTCAAGATGCCATCGAATTCACAAATAAAGACCTATATGAAGTTGCTTCAAAGCTTAGCCTTTTTGCTCGAAGCCTAACTTATATTAACGAAGCTTATTTTGTATCAGCACTAACACTTGAGAGTTTTCAAAAAGATGGTGTGGATCACTTTAAGTCGGCAGACTATATGAAGCGTTTTGTTGAAGTATTTAAGGCCGAAATTCAAAGTCAGCGCATTATCCGCTTTGCGGAAAGTCAGAATGTTGAGCTTATGAAAACTGCTCTGACTTATTTTGAGCAAATTGGTGTTCTTGGTTACGAAGATAATTCTTATGTAATTGCTGATAGAACAAAACTTGATGATTTTATTGAATCAACAGAAAAGACATTGAAAGACCAACTAAAATTAAATTTTAAAGTTGTCTAA
- a CDS encoding cation diffusion facilitator family transporter — MHLELSKREKEIKKVLIITFFLNLIVALIKILAGIEFNFISLRSSGIESIFDGTSNLLGIVTIALASKPRDRRHNYGHHKFENVGALIIAFMLFGSAIKLGLDYHDLILGTQTKYGQFGLVPVLSILISMAMSFGVSTYEGRKGRELNSQILTADSNHTFGDMIISFGVLISIIAAYFKIYIIDYIVGGLIILYLIYLGIQITLENLNDLLDVAPILKDKYISSLEDIKYVRDIHNFRARGNSTWMQIDFHLLLEPDLSLSQAHDIAHTVEDRLRLMLKDYCRDIDILIHMEPDDEGHKD, encoded by the coding sequence TTGCATTTAGAGCTATCTAAGAGAGAAAAAGAAATAAAGAAGGTTTTAATTATTACTTTCTTTTTAAATTTAATTGTCGCTCTAATTAAGATTCTTGCTGGAATAGAGTTTAATTTTATATCTCTACGTTCTTCAGGTATTGAATCTATCTTTGATGGAACTTCAAATCTCCTAGGCATCGTGACTATAGCACTTGCTTCAAAACCACGAGATCGCAGACATAATTATGGCCACCATAAATTTGAAAATGTTGGGGCATTAATCATTGCTTTCATGCTTTTTGGCTCTGCAATTAAATTAGGGCTTGATTACCATGATCTTATTCTTGGTACACAAACTAAGTACGGACAATTCGGACTTGTTCCTGTTTTATCAATTCTTATTTCAATGGCAATGAGTTTTGGAGTTTCGACCTACGAAGGTAGAAAAGGGCGTGAGCTTAATTCTCAAATATTAACTGCAGATAGTAATCACACCTTTGGCGATATGATTATCAGCTTTGGTGTTCTCATATCAATTATTGCTGCATATTTTAAAATTTACATTATTGACTATATTGTCGGTGGATTGATTATTTTATATTTGATTTACCTTGGTATTCAAATAACTTTAGAAAATTTAAATGACCTTTTAGATGTAGCTCCTATATTAAAAGATAAGTACATTTCTTCACTTGAGGATATTAAATATGTTCGAGATATTCACAATTTTCGAGCACGTGGAAATTCTACGTGGATGCAAATTGATTTTCACTTGTTACTCGAACCTGACTTATCACTGAGTCAGGCCCATGATATAGCTCACACAGTAGAAGATCGACTTAGGTTGATGCTAAAGGATTATTGTCGCGATATCGATATACTGATCCACATGGAGCCAGATGATGAAGGTCATAAGGATTAG
- the infC gene encoding translation initiation factor IF-3 yields the protein MSNNFKGGRVKKERGPRINEQIRISECRLMSDEEQYGVVSIDRAREIAEELGVDLIEIAPTAKPPVVKLMDYGKYKYALQKKAAEAKKKQAKVQLKEIQLRPNIEAHDLETKLKRAYKFLEGGDKVKFVMQFRGREMAYKDMGKEKFEAILNGVCEEADGVIESPIKMMGNRIITIVAPGKKK from the coding sequence ATTAGCAACAATTTTAAAGGTGGAAGGGTTAAAAAAGAAAGAGGCCCAAGAATTAACGAGCAAATTAGAATTTCTGAATGTCGATTAATGAGTGATGAAGAGCAGTACGGAGTTGTATCAATTGATAGAGCACGTGAAATTGCGGAAGAACTTGGTGTCGACTTAATTGAGATTGCTCCAACAGCTAAACCACCAGTTGTAAAGCTAATGGACTACGGAAAGTATAAATATGCTCTTCAAAAGAAAGCTGCAGAAGCTAAGAAGAAGCAGGCCAAGGTTCAGCTAAAAGAAATTCAACTTCGTCCAAATATTGAAGCACACGATCTTGAGACTAAACTTAAGAGAGCCTATAAGTTCTTAGAGGGTGGTGACAAGGTTAAATTTGTTATGCAATTTAGAGGTCGTGAAATGGCCTATAAGGACATGGGAAAAGAGAAATTTGAAGCGATTCTTAATGGCGTATGCGAAGAAGCTGATGGAGTTATTGAGTCTCCAATTAAGATGATGGGTAATAGAATTATCACAATCGTCGCTCCAGGAAAGAAAAAATAA
- the rpmI gene encoding 50S ribosomal protein L35, which translates to MPKMKTRRAVAKRFKPVGNGKFKRKRANLRHILEKKPTDAKKRAGKTDYVHASDVARVKRCLPYA; encoded by the coding sequence ATGCCAAAAATGAAGACTAGAAGAGCTGTTGCTAAAAGATTTAAGCCAGTAGGTAACGGTAAGTTCAAAAGAAAAAGAGCTAACCTAAGACACATTCTTGAAAAGAAGCCAACTGATGCGAAGAAGAGAGCAGGTAAAACTGACTACGTACACGCTTCAGATGTTGCTCGTGTAAAGAGATGTCTACCTTACGCTTAA
- the rplT gene encoding 50S ribosomal protein L20: MSRVRRGFKARARRNKVLKLAKGFHFSRRQKYYHASETVKRALHYRYIGRRLLKRDMRRLWIVRISAAAKLLGTSYSKFMGQLKKNNVEINRKMLAEIAARDFDGFKAIYESTK; this comes from the coding sequence ATGTCTAGAGTTAGAAGAGGTTTTAAAGCAAGAGCGAGAAGAAATAAAGTCTTAAAACTAGCAAAAGGGTTTCACTTTTCTAGAAGACAAAAGTACTATCACGCTTCTGAAACAGTAAAAAGAGCATTACACTACAGATACATCGGTAGAAGACTTCTTAAAAGAGATATGAGAAGACTTTGGATCGTACGTATTTCTGCAGCTGCTAAGCTTCTTGGTACTTCTTATTCAAAGTTCATGGGACAGCTTAAGAAGAACAATGTTGAAATCAACAGAAAGATGCTTGCTGAAATCGCTGCAAGAGATTTCGACGGATTCAAAGCAATCTACGAATCAACAAAATAA